In the genome of Oncorhynchus mykiss isolate Arlee unplaced genomic scaffold, USDA_OmykA_1.1 un_scaffold_296, whole genome shotgun sequence, one region contains:
- the LOC118949615 gene encoding uncharacterized protein LOC118949615: MADIRVEQFSEFTTKCAISILQEIYSINITGDLQYQYYRRSTVSILQEIYSINITGDLQYQYYRRSTVSKLQEIYSINITGDLQYQHYRRSTVYHSINITGDLQYQYYRRSTVSILQEIYSINITGDLRYQFYRRSTVYHSINITGDLQYLYYRINFTGDLQYITVSILQEIYSINITGDLQYQYYRRSTVSILQEIYGINFTGDLQYITVSILQEIFSIYITGSILQEIYSISQYQYYRRSSVSILQDLQYQYYRRSTVYHSVNITGDLQYQYYRRSTVSILQEIKSINITGDLQYQYYRRSTISILQEIYNINMTGDLRYQFYRRCTVYHSINITGDLQYLYYRINFTGDLQYITVSILQEIFSIYITGSTVSILQEIYSISQCQYYRRSTVSILQEINSINITGDQKYQYYRKSTVSILQEIYSINITGDLPYQYYRRSTVSVLQEIYSIKITGDLQYITVSISHDIYSINITGDLQYQYYRRSTVSIIQE; this comes from the coding sequence ATGGCCGACATCAGGGTTGAACAATTCAGTGAATTCACAACGAAATGTGCAATATCAATATTACAGGAGATCTACAGTATCAATATTACAGGAGATCTACAGTATCAATATTACAGGAGATCTACAGTATCAATATTACAGGAGATCTACAGTATCAATATTACAGGAGATCTACAGTATCAATATTACAGGAGATCTACAGTATCAAAATTACAGGAGATCTACAGTATCAATATTACAGGAGATCTACAGTATCAACATTACAGGagatctacagtatatcacagtaTCAATATTACAGGAGATCTACAGTATCAATATTACAGGAGATCTACAGTATCAATATTACAGGAGATCTACAGTATCAATATTACAGGAGATCTACGGTATCAATTTTACAGGagatctacagtatatcacagtaTCAATATTACAGGAGATCTTCAGTATCTATATTACAGGATCAATTTTACAGGagatctacagtatatcacagtaTCAATATTACAGGAGATCTACAGTATCAATATTACAGGAGATCTACAGTATCAATATTACAGGAGATCTACAGTATCAATATTACAGGAGATCTACGGTATCAATTTTACAGGagatctacagtatatcacagtaTCAATATTACAGGAGATCTTCAGTATCTATATTACAGGATCAATTTTACAGGagatctacagtatatcacagtaTCAATATTACAGGAGATCTTCAGTATCTATATTACAGGATCTACAGTATCAATATTACAGGagatctacagtatatcacagtgTCAATATTACAGGAGATCTACAGTATCAATATTACAGGAGATCAACAGTATCAATATTACAGGAGATCAAAAGTATCAATATTACAGGAGATCTACAGTATCAATATTACAGGAGATCTACAATATCAATATTACAGGAGATCTACAATATCAATATGACAGGAGATCTACGGTATCAATTTTACAGgagatgtacagtatatcacagtATCAATATTACAGGAGATCTTCAGTATCTATATTACAGGATCAATTTTACAGGagatctacagtatatcacagtaTCAATATTACAGGAGATCTTCAGTATCTATATTACAGGATCTACAGTATCAATATTACAGGagatctacagtatatcacagtgTCAATATTACAGGAGATCTACAGTATCAATATTACAGGAGATCAACAGTATCAATATTACAGGAGATCAAAAGTATCAATATTACAGGAAATCTACTGTATCAATATTACAGGAGATCTACAGTATCAATATTACAGGAGATCTACCGTATCAGTATTACAGGAGATCTACAGTATCAGTATTACAGGAGATCTACAGTATCAAAATTACAGGagatctacagtatatcacagtaTCAATATCACATGATATCTACAGTATCAATATTACAGGAGATCTACAGTATCAATATTACAGGAGATCTACAGTATCAATAATACAGGAGTAA